The proteins below are encoded in one region of Clostridium fermenticellae:
- the pflA gene encoding pyruvate formate-lyase-activating protein: MGNIHSIETMGLVDGPGIRVVVFFQGCSIRCAFCHNPETWQLNSGTQMTAHSLLKKIERFKVYFEKSDGGVTCSGGEPLMQPEFLIEFLKLCKASNIHTAIDTAGFGIGMYDEILKYTDLVLLDIKSTDDDGYRTLTGRNSNEFLSFADALNNSNSKIWLRHVILPGITDSYECMDKLLCFIKEHIDLSKVQKFEILPYHTLGLNKYKNLNISYKLEGVENMDKEASLEFEKYVISKLNI; the protein is encoded by the coding sequence ATGGGAAATATTCATTCTATAGAAACAATGGGATTAGTTGATGGACCTGGAATACGCGTGGTTGTATTTTTTCAGGGCTGCAGTATTAGGTGTGCTTTCTGCCATAACCCTGAAACCTGGCAACTAAATTCAGGAACTCAAATGACCGCACATAGTCTTTTAAAAAAGATTGAAAGATTTAAAGTTTATTTTGAAAAATCTGACGGTGGAGTAACCTGCTCTGGCGGTGAACCTCTCATGCAGCCTGAATTTTTAATTGAATTTTTAAAATTGTGTAAAGCATCTAATATACACACAGCGATTGATACAGCTGGCTTTGGTATTGGAATGTATGACGAGATTTTAAAGTATACAGATCTTGTTTTACTTGACATAAAAAGTACAGATGATGATGGCTACAGGACTTTAACCGGAAGAAATAGTAATGAATTCTTAAGCTTTGCAGACGCATTAAACAACTCAAATTCCAAAATATGGTTAAGACATGTTATACTACCTGGCATAACAGACAGCTATGAATGTATGGATAAGCTATTATGCTTCATAAAAGAACACATTGATTTGTCTAAAGTTCAAAAATTTGAAATTCTGCCCTATCATACACTTGGACTTAACAAATACAAAAATTTAAACATCAGTTATAAACTTGAGGGAGTAGAAAACATGGATAAAG
- the pflB gene encoding formate C-acetyltransferase, which translates to MKKEWNDFNQGIWSESVNVQNFIQKNYTPYTGDENFLVPASSKTKGLWQKCENLILEEIKKGGVFDVDTKTVSGIDNFAPGYIDKKNETILGLQTDAPLKRMVNPFGGIRMAKQALDAYGYKIDKEMEEIFSNYRKTHNEGVFDAYTEEMRIARHVGLLTGLPDAYGRGRIIGDFRRIALYGIDFLIEEKQRDLKTLKGEMLEDLIRQREEVSEQIKALKKIKSMAQKYGIDISDPASNAREAVQFTYLGYLAGIKENNGAAMSLGRVSTFLDVYIEKDLKLGIITESEAQELIDQFVIKLRLERHLRTPEYNELFAGDPNWVTEAIGGMGIDGRTLVTKTSFRFLHTLTNLGPAPEPNMTVLWAQNLPKTFKSYCSKMSIKTDAIQYENDDIMRPIYGDDYGIACCVSAMQIGKQMQFFGARSNLAKSLLYAINAGIDEKKFEKVVPHIKKLDGEFLNYREVKDNYFKVLKYVANLYVNTLNVIHYMHDKYAYEAGLMALHDTDVHRFLACGVAGLSVAADSLSAIKYAKVKPIRNEDGIAIDFEVQGDFPKYGNDDDRVDDIAVEIVSKFIDELRKNKTYRNAEHTLSALTITSNVMYGKKTGTTPDGRKDGEPFAPGANPMHGRDKNGALASLNSVAKIPYRSICQDGVSNTFSIVPAALGKDKENRINNLSAILDGYFYKGAHHLNVNVMNKETLLDAVENPEKYPTLTIRVSGYAVHFIKLTKEQQLEVIHRTFHERI; encoded by the coding sequence ATGAAAAAAGAATGGAATGATTTTAATCAAGGAATTTGGTCAGAATCTGTCAATGTCCAAAATTTTATACAGAAGAATTATACACCATATACTGGAGATGAAAATTTCCTGGTACCTGCTTCATCCAAAACTAAAGGTCTATGGCAAAAGTGTGAAAACCTAATACTAGAGGAAATAAAAAAAGGTGGAGTATTCGATGTAGATACAAAAACAGTATCAGGTATAGACAACTTTGCCCCTGGATATATAGATAAAAAAAATGAAACTATATTGGGTCTTCAAACAGATGCACCTTTAAAAAGAATGGTAAATCCATTTGGAGGCATAAGAATGGCAAAACAAGCTCTTGATGCTTATGGATACAAAATCGACAAAGAAATGGAAGAAATATTCTCAAACTATAGAAAAACTCACAATGAAGGTGTATTTGATGCTTACACAGAAGAAATGAGAATAGCAAGACATGTGGGACTATTAACAGGCCTTCCCGATGCATATGGAAGGGGCAGAATCATAGGTGACTTTAGAAGAATAGCACTATATGGAATAGACTTCTTAATTGAGGAAAAGCAAAGAGATTTAAAAACATTAAAGGGAGAAATGCTCGAAGATTTAATAAGACAAAGAGAAGAAGTTTCTGAACAAATTAAAGCTTTAAAGAAAATCAAAAGCATGGCACAAAAATATGGCATTGATATCTCAGACCCAGCATCTAATGCAAGAGAAGCTGTCCAATTTACTTATCTAGGATACCTCGCAGGCATAAAAGAAAATAATGGAGCAGCCATGTCCCTTGGAAGAGTTTCAACATTTCTAGATGTCTACATTGAGAAAGATCTAAAGCTTGGAATAATAACTGAAAGTGAGGCACAGGAGTTAATTGACCAATTCGTAATAAAATTAAGGCTTGAAAGACACCTTAGAACTCCTGAATACAATGAACTATTTGCCGGAGATCCAAACTGGGTTACTGAAGCAATAGGTGGTATGGGGATAGATGGCAGAACTTTAGTTACAAAAACCTCTTTTAGATTTCTTCACACCCTTACAAATTTAGGACCGGCTCCAGAACCAAATATGACAGTGCTTTGGGCACAAAATCTGCCTAAAACCTTTAAAAGTTATTGTTCAAAAATGTCAATAAAAACTGATGCAATTCAGTATGAAAACGACGATATAATGAGACCAATTTACGGTGACGATTATGGAATAGCCTGTTGTGTATCTGCAATGCAGATAGGCAAACAAATGCAGTTTTTCGGTGCAAGATCTAATCTCGCCAAGTCATTACTATACGCAATAAATGCCGGAATTGATGAGAAAAAATTTGAAAAAGTAGTTCCTCACATAAAGAAATTAGATGGAGAATTTTTAAACTACAGAGAAGTTAAAGATAACTACTTCAAAGTGCTGAAATATGTTGCAAATCTCTATGTAAATACTCTTAACGTAATCCATTATATGCATGACAAATATGCATATGAAGCAGGACTCATGGCTCTGCATGATACAGACGTACACAGATTTCTTGCATGCGGCGTAGCAGGGCTTTCAGTTGCAGCAGATTCACTAAGTGCAATAAAATATGCAAAAGTAAAACCTATAAGAAATGAAGATGGAATTGCAATTGACTTTGAAGTTCAGGGAGACTTTCCTAAGTATGGAAATGATGATGACAGAGTAGACGATATAGCTGTTGAAATAGTAAGCAAATTTATAGATGAACTTAGAAAGAATAAAACATACAGAAATGCAGAGCATACTCTTTCTGCCCTTACAATTACATCAAATGTAATGTATGGTAAAAAGACAGGAACAACACCTGATGGCAGAAAAGATGGAGAACCTTTTGCTCCAGGTGCTAATCCAATGCATGGAAGAGATAAAAATGGAGCCCTTGCATCATTAAATTCCGTGGCAAAAATACCATATCGATCAATATGTCAGGATGGTGTATCCAATACTTTTTCCATAGTACCAGCTGCACTTGGAAAAGATAAAGAAAACAGAATAAATAATCTTTCAGCTATCTTAGATGGATATTTTTATAAGGGTGCCCATCACCTAAATGTCAATGTAATGAATAAGGAAACATTATTAGATGCAGTAGAAAATCCAGAAAAGTATCCAACGCTTACAATAAGAGTTTCAGGTTATGCTGTTCACTTTATAAAATTAACAAAAGAGCAGCAGCTTGAAGTAATACACAGAACCTTCCACGAGAGAATTTAA